The Carassius auratus strain Wakin unplaced genomic scaffold, ASM336829v1 scaf_tig00024015, whole genome shotgun sequence genome contains a region encoding:
- the LOC113078038 gene encoding hereditary hemochromatosis protein-like, with product MFMFVYMLSCWKVVSAGSHSLMTLVTYIDGQTQFPEFSVVVMLDDLQIGYYDSVTWKPVYRIYSDAKYLEEEQSDAGLVFGDMYTGMKNRVFYLKKLQNHTAGVYVQQRLAGCELLNDYKPGPVHFWDAFGGQNMEELIFDTQKKDIQIKKPWMISWDQTKLNKVKFMYENLYHPTCIKVLQRYLNMEKSNLMRKVKPRVRLMRKTLSDSHGLQISCLATGFYPRHINLTLFRDGQPVDDDQITGGQILPNGDGTYQMRKSLVISEEELRQEHKYNCTMKHLSLDNKLDFTFDVAESDPGFFSQSVVFSVLVFMCVAVLIITAIIIRRKRRAAG from the exons atgttcatgtttgtgtatatgttgTCATGCTGGAAAGTCGTCAGTGCAG GTTCTCACTCATTGATGACTTTGGTTACATACATAGATGGACAAACACAATTTCCTGAGTTCAGTGTTGTGGTGATGCTGGATGATTTGCAAATTGGATATTATGACTCAGTTACATGGAAACCTGTGTATCGCATTTATAGTGATGCAAAATACTTAGAAGAAGAGCAAAGTGATGCTGGTCTTGTGTTTGGTGATATGTACACTGGCATGAAAAATCGagtattttatcttaaaaaactCCAAAATCACACAGCTG GTGTATATGTTCAACAGAGACTTGCTGGGTGTGAATTGTTGAATGATTATAAACCAGGTCCAGTTCATTTCTGGGATGCTTTTGGAGGGCAAAATATGGAGGAGTTAATttttgacacacaaaaaaaagatatcCAGATAAAAAAGCCATGGATGATATCATGGGaccaaacaaaactaaataaagtaAAGTTTATGTATGAAAATTTGTATCATCCTACTTGCATTAAAGTTTTGCAAAGGTACCTGAATATGGAAAAGAGCAATTTGATGAGAAAAG TGAAACCCAGAGTCAGACTCATGAGGAAGACACTCTCAGACTCTCATGGGCTTCAGATCAGCTGTCTGGCCACTGGTTTTTACCCCCGTCACATTAACCTGACCCTGTTCAGAGATGGTCAGCCTgtggatgatgatcagatcacagGAGGACAGATTCTGCCCAACGGAGACGGAACGTACCAGATGAGGAAGAGTTTGGTGATCAGTGAAGAAGAGCTACGCCAGGAACATAAATACAACTGCACAATGAAGCACCTCAGTCTGGACAACAAACTGGACTTTACATTTG ATGTGGCTGAATCTGACCCAGGATTCTTCAGTCAGTCTGTAGTTTTCAGTGTGCTGGTGTTCATGTGTGTGGCTGTTCTCATCATAACTGCAATCATTATACGGAGGAAGAGACGAGCTGCTG GATGA